A stretch of the Streptomyces venezuelae genome encodes the following:
- a CDS encoding MFS transporter — MDHTFRGRQWGVLLVLCGAIFLEGIDVAMLNVALPSIRSDLDLSTGELQWVMSAYVLGYGGFMLLGGRAADLFGRRQMFTGWLTVFLLFSGLGGLASEGWMLITARFVTGVAAAFMTPAGLSIITTGFPEGPQRDRALLVYSGTAAGGFSIGLVVGGLLASVDWRWVFFAPVVLSALILVAALVLVPKSARPRRAAGERIDLAGGMTITAAIVLLVLGVERAAHAAPGWTAATIGAGLVLLAAFVAVERRAAVPLVKLSVLRSGPLLRTNLAALLFAGGFFGFQFLLVLYLQELRGWSTLETSLAMVVIGIDAVLSPTLVPKLVARFGNARLIFGGLLLAALSYGTFLPLGADWTYLAMLPGLVLLGLAFALVYGPLTIVATEGVAEEDQGLAGGLLYTAFQFGAALGLSAVTAVSAAVPGSALDGHRAGLLVPFAAALLAAAVSTAGLRSRSGRVVSAGEPAAAQQQPSEV; from the coding sequence ATGGACCACACGTTTCGCGGACGCCAGTGGGGCGTCCTGCTCGTCCTGTGCGGCGCGATCTTCCTTGAGGGCATCGACGTCGCAATGCTGAATGTGGCCCTGCCGTCGATCCGGTCGGATCTCGACCTGTCCACGGGTGAGCTCCAGTGGGTGATGAGCGCCTACGTCCTCGGCTACGGCGGGTTCATGCTGCTGGGTGGACGGGCCGCCGACCTGTTCGGGCGGCGCCAGATGTTCACCGGCTGGCTGACCGTCTTCCTGCTCTTCTCCGGACTCGGCGGCCTGGCCTCCGAGGGCTGGATGCTGATCACCGCCCGCTTCGTGACCGGGGTGGCCGCGGCCTTCATGACCCCGGCCGGCCTGTCGATCATCACCACCGGGTTCCCGGAGGGACCGCAGCGGGACCGGGCCCTGCTGGTCTACTCGGGCACGGCGGCCGGCGGGTTCTCCATCGGCCTGGTGGTGGGCGGACTGCTGGCCTCGGTGGACTGGCGCTGGGTGTTCTTCGCTCCGGTGGTGCTGTCCGCACTGATCCTGGTGGCCGCGCTGGTGCTCGTACCGAAGTCGGCCCGGCCCCGGCGGGCGGCCGGGGAGCGGATCGACCTTGCGGGCGGCATGACCATCACCGCCGCGATCGTGCTGCTGGTGCTCGGGGTGGAGCGGGCGGCGCACGCCGCGCCCGGCTGGACCGCCGCCACCATCGGGGCCGGGCTGGTGCTGCTGGCGGCCTTCGTGGCCGTGGAGCGCCGGGCTGCCGTGCCGCTGGTGAAGCTGTCCGTGCTGCGCTCCGGCCCGCTGCTGCGCACCAACCTGGCCGCGCTGCTCTTCGCCGGCGGATTCTTCGGCTTCCAGTTCCTGCTCGTCCTCTACCTCCAGGAGCTGCGCGGCTGGTCCACGCTGGAGACCAGCCTCGCGATGGTGGTGATCGGCATCGACGCGGTCCTCTCCCCCACCCTGGTGCCGAAGCTGGTGGCCCGGTTCGGCAACGCCCGGCTGATCTTCGGCGGGCTGCTGCTGGCCGCCCTGTCGTACGGCACCTTCCTGCCGCTGGGCGCGGACTGGACGTACCTGGCGATGCTTCCCGGCCTGGTGCTGCTGGGTCTGGCCTTCGCGCTGGTCTACGGCCCGCTGACGATCGTGGCCACGGAGGGCGTCGCGGAGGAGGACCAGGGCCTGGCCGGCGGGCTGCTCTACACCGCGTTCCAGTTCGGTGCGGCGCTGGGCCTGTCCGCGGTGACGGCGGTGTCCGCTGCCGTACCGGGCTCGGCCCTGGACGGCCACCGGGCCGGGCTGCTCGTCCCCTTCGCCGCGGCCCTGCTGGCGGCGGCGGTGAGCACGGCCGGGCTGCGGTCCCGTTCCGGCCGGGTGGTCTCCGCGGGCGAGCCGGCCGCGGCGCAGCAGCAGCCGTCGGAGGTCTGA
- a CDS encoding LysR family transcriptional regulator, producing the protein MLTDRDELECFLILAEELHFGRTAERMLLSRARVSQLIQRLERRVGAPLFLRTSRSVALTALGRQLREDLEPHHRGIEAALAKAQATARAADGVLHVGFSTPPAGDLVLKTAQALRASHPDLAVEVCELPLTDPYGQLRNGEFDIAFAEFPVLEADLGEGPELLTEGRVLAVAAGHPLAGRAALTPEDLAGVPLLSLAGDLPPYRRERQTPASTPAGRPIGRGPEVTNMAEALMMVAADRGALLTAAHTAAYYARPGVVYVPVEDTAPVGYGLIWRAADTTGAVRAFARAAERIAGEETAARATAHRTTGPRVTAPRATAPR; encoded by the coding sequence ATGCTTACCGATCGCGATGAACTGGAGTGCTTCCTGATCCTGGCCGAGGAACTGCACTTCGGCCGCACCGCCGAGCGGATGCTGCTGTCCCGGGCCCGGGTCAGCCAGCTCATCCAGCGCCTGGAGCGGCGCGTCGGCGCCCCCCTCTTCCTGCGGACCAGCCGCAGCGTCGCCCTCACCGCCCTGGGCCGGCAGCTGCGCGAGGACCTCGAACCCCACCACCGCGGCATCGAGGCCGCGCTGGCCAAGGCCCAGGCCACCGCCCGGGCGGCCGACGGTGTGCTGCACGTCGGCTTCTCCACCCCGCCCGCCGGGGACCTCGTCCTCAAGACCGCCCAGGCGCTCCGCGCCAGCCACCCGGACCTGGCGGTGGAGGTCTGCGAACTCCCGCTCACCGACCCGTACGGGCAGCTCCGCAACGGCGAGTTCGACATCGCCTTCGCCGAGTTCCCGGTGCTCGAGGCGGACCTCGGAGAGGGCCCCGAGCTGCTGACCGAGGGGCGGGTGCTGGCCGTCGCGGCCGGCCATCCGCTGGCCGGCCGGGCCGCGCTGACCCCGGAGGACCTGGCCGGCGTACCGCTGCTGTCCCTCGCCGGCGACCTGCCGCCGTACCGGCGTGAACGGCAGACCCCGGCAAGCACCCCGGCCGGACGGCCGATCGGGCGCGGGCCCGAGGTCACCAATATGGCGGAGGCGCTGATGATGGTCGCGGCGGACCGGGGCGCGCTGCTGACGGCGGCGCACACGGCCGCGTACTACGCCCGCCCGGGCGTGGTCTACGTGCCCGTCGAGGACACCGCGCCGGTGGGCTACGGCCTGATCTGGCGGGCCGCCGACACCACCGGCGCGGTACGGGCCTTCGCGCGCGCTGCGGAACGCATCGCAGGGGAGGAGACCGCGGCCCGGGCCACGGCGCACCGGACTACCGGGCCACGGGTTACTGCGCCACGGGCTACTGCGCCACGGTGA
- a CDS encoding RICIN domain-containing protein, with amino-acid sequence MKKSVGAAGALLSSLALAVGLATPAAADNPSNGRYNNVRAMHTGMCAAVGNNSTSPGAGLIQFPCDRKYNKQFVGQGAGTDAYFLRVRSTNMCITPQTGADHAVLVQAPCVNMDSQVWVATYAGNDSWQLRNRATGFCMGVAWGAGNSGQPLDQSSCGAFDGQSWRFTVAQ; translated from the coding sequence GTGAAGAAGTCCGTCGGGGCGGCCGGAGCCCTGTTGAGTTCCCTCGCCCTCGCGGTGGGTCTGGCGACCCCCGCAGCCGCCGACAACCCGTCCAACGGTCGCTACAACAACGTGCGGGCCATGCACACCGGCATGTGCGCGGCCGTCGGCAACAATTCGACGAGCCCGGGGGCCGGGCTGATCCAGTTCCCCTGCGACCGCAAGTACAACAAGCAGTTCGTCGGCCAGGGGGCCGGTACGGACGCCTACTTCCTGCGGGTGCGGTCCACCAACATGTGCATCACCCCGCAGACCGGCGCCGACCACGCCGTCCTCGTCCAGGCGCCGTGCGTGAACATGGACTCGCAGGTGTGGGTGGCCACGTACGCCGGCAACGACAGCTGGCAGCTGCGGAACCGCGCCACCGGCTTCTGCATGGGCGTCGCCTGGGGCGCCGGCAACAGCGGCCAGCCGCTGGACCAGTCGAGCTGCGGCGCCTTCGACGGTCAGTCGTGGCGGTTCACCGTGGCGCAGTAG
- a CDS encoding PLD nuclease N-terminal domain-containing protein yields MLRYLPFLLIIGLTVFAFIDCLNTPEEEVKHLPKVVWVIIILLFSIVGPVVWLFAGKKRTPTGGGPGGRSGGRRSQWVAPDDNPEFLNRLREEQDRKQQDRDEDKGGS; encoded by the coding sequence GTGCTGCGCTATCTGCCGTTTCTGCTGATCATCGGCCTGACCGTGTTCGCCTTCATCGACTGCCTGAACACGCCCGAGGAAGAGGTCAAACACCTGCCCAAGGTGGTGTGGGTGATCATCATCCTGCTGTTCTCGATCGTGGGTCCGGTGGTGTGGCTGTTCGCCGGGAAGAAGCGCACCCCCACGGGCGGCGGCCCCGGCGGCCGGTCCGGCGGGCGGCGTTCCCAGTGGGTGGCCCCGGACGACAACCCGGAGTTCCTCAACCGGCTCCGCGAGGAGCAGGACCGCAAGCAGCAGGACCGGGACGAGGACAAGGGCGGCTCCTAG
- a CDS encoding menaquinone biosynthesis decarboxylase, with amino-acid sequence MAYDDLRSLLRALEREGDLKRIKAEVDPYLEVGEIVDRVNKAGGPALLFENVKGSDMPLAMNVFGTDRRLLKALGLKSYGEISEKIGGLLKPELPQGFIGVREAFGKLGSMVHVPPKKVKGDAAPVQEVVLTGEDVDLDRLPALFTWPKDGGSFFNLGLTHTKHPETGVRNLGLYRLQRHDKRTIGMHWQIHKDSRNHYAVAAARGERLPVAIAFGCPPAVTYASTAPLPGDIDEYLFAGFVAGKRIEMVDCKTVPLQVPANAEVVVEGWLEPGEMLPEGPFGDHTGFYTPQEPFPALKIDCITMRKRPLLQSIVVGRPPTEDGPLGRATERFFLPLLKIIVPDIVDYHLPESGGFHNCAIVSIDKKYPKHAQKVMHAIWGAHMMSLTKLIIVVDKDCDVHDLHEVSWRALGNTDYSRDLTVVEGPVDHLDHASYQQFWGGKAGIDATKKLPEEGYTRDGGWPDMVESDPATAALVDRRWKEYGL; translated from the coding sequence ATGGCTTACGACGATCTCCGCTCGCTGCTCCGGGCTCTGGAGCGGGAGGGCGACCTCAAGCGCATCAAGGCCGAAGTCGACCCGTATCTCGAGGTCGGGGAGATCGTCGACAGAGTGAACAAGGCCGGCGGTCCGGCCCTGCTCTTCGAGAACGTCAAGGGCTCCGACATGCCCCTGGCGATGAACGTCTTCGGCACCGACCGGCGGCTGCTGAAGGCCCTGGGCCTGAAGTCGTACGGGGAGATCAGCGAGAAGATCGGCGGGCTGCTCAAGCCCGAACTCCCGCAGGGCTTCATCGGAGTCCGCGAGGCCTTCGGCAAGCTCGGCTCGATGGTGCACGTGCCGCCGAAGAAGGTGAAGGGCGATGCCGCGCCCGTCCAGGAGGTCGTACTGACCGGCGAGGACGTGGACCTCGACCGGCTGCCGGCCCTGTTCACCTGGCCCAAGGACGGCGGCTCCTTCTTCAACCTGGGGCTCACCCACACCAAGCACCCGGAGACGGGCGTCCGCAACCTCGGCCTGTACCGGCTGCAGCGCCACGACAAGCGGACCATCGGCATGCACTGGCAGATCCACAAGGACAGCCGCAACCACTACGCGGTGGCCGCGGCGCGCGGCGAACGGCTGCCGGTCGCGATCGCCTTCGGCTGCCCGCCCGCCGTCACCTACGCCTCGACCGCCCCGCTGCCCGGTGACATCGACGAGTACCTCTTCGCCGGGTTCGTCGCGGGTAAGCGGATCGAGATGGTCGACTGCAAGACCGTGCCGCTCCAGGTCCCGGCGAACGCCGAGGTGGTGGTCGAGGGCTGGCTGGAGCCCGGCGAGATGCTGCCGGAGGGCCCCTTCGGCGACCACACCGGCTTCTACACCCCGCAGGAGCCCTTCCCCGCGCTGAAGATCGACTGCATCACGATGCGGAAGCGCCCGCTGCTCCAGTCGATCGTGGTCGGCCGCCCGCCGACCGAGGACGGCCCGCTGGGCCGCGCGACGGAGCGCTTCTTCCTGCCCCTGCTGAAGATCATCGTCCCGGACATCGTGGACTACCACCTGCCCGAGTCGGGCGGCTTCCACAACTGCGCGATCGTCTCGATCGACAAGAAGTACCCGAAGCACGCGCAGAAGGTCATGCACGCCATCTGGGGCGCGCACATGATGTCCCTGACCAAGCTGATCATCGTGGTGGACAAGGACTGCGACGTCCACGACCTCCACGAGGTGTCCTGGCGGGCGCTGGGCAACACCGACTACTCCCGCGACCTGACCGTGGTCGAGGGCCCGGTGGACCACCTGGACCACGCCTCGTACCAGCAGTTCTGGGGTGGCAAGGCCGGTATCGACGCGACGAAGAAGCTGCCCGAGGAGGGCTACACCCGGGACGGCGGCTGGCCGGACATGGTGGAGTCCGACCCGGCGACGGCGGCCCTGGTGGACCGCCGGTGGAAGGAGTACGGCCTGTGA
- the mqnP gene encoding menaquinone biosynthesis prenyltransferase MqnP, giving the protein MTTADGVVDPGPAAPQAPGKVKAFLRLVMIEHSVFALPFAYIAALTAMFEVSGSVHWLELLLVTVCMVGLRTFAMAANRIIDREIDARNPRTATRELVTGAVSVRTAWTGAGVAVAVFLGSAALLNPLCLALAPVAVIPMVVYPYGKRFTNFPHAILGLAQAMGPVGAWLAVTGSWNWDAVILGLAVGVWIGGFDLIFACQDVAADRAEGVKSVPARFGVPAALWGARACHAVTMALLVWYALATDAGVLLWSGLAVVAGAFVYEHTIVRPHDLSRLNRAFFTVNGVIGICLFLATLADLFSRGLTL; this is encoded by the coding sequence ATGACGACCGCCGACGGGGTCGTCGACCCCGGCCCCGCCGCGCCGCAGGCCCCCGGCAAGGTGAAGGCCTTCCTGCGGCTCGTGATGATCGAGCACTCGGTCTTCGCGCTGCCCTTCGCCTACATCGCCGCGCTCACCGCCATGTTCGAGGTGAGCGGCAGCGTCCACTGGCTGGAGCTGCTGCTGGTCACCGTCTGCATGGTGGGCCTGCGTACCTTCGCCATGGCCGCGAACCGGATCATCGACCGGGAGATCGACGCGCGGAACCCGCGCACCGCGACCCGCGAGCTGGTCACCGGGGCGGTCTCGGTGCGGACCGCGTGGACGGGTGCCGGTGTCGCGGTCGCGGTCTTCCTCGGTTCGGCCGCGCTGCTGAACCCGCTCTGCCTGGCGCTGGCCCCGGTGGCCGTGATCCCGATGGTGGTCTACCCGTACGGCAAGCGGTTCACGAACTTCCCGCACGCCATCCTCGGGCTCGCCCAGGCGATGGGCCCGGTCGGTGCCTGGCTGGCGGTGACGGGGTCCTGGAACTGGGACGCCGTCATCCTCGGCCTGGCGGTGGGCGTCTGGATCGGCGGCTTCGACCTGATCTTCGCCTGCCAGGACGTGGCGGCGGACCGCGCCGAGGGCGTGAAGTCGGTCCCGGCCCGCTTCGGGGTCCCCGCGGCCCTGTGGGGCGCCCGCGCCTGCCACGCCGTGACCATGGCCCTGCTGGTCTGGTACGCCCTGGCCACGGACGCGGGCGTGCTGCTCTGGTCGGGCCTGGCGGTGGTCGCGGGTGCGTTCGTGTACGAGCACACGATCGTCCGCCCGCACGACCTGTCCCGCCTGAACCGGGCGTTCTTCACCGTCAACGGCGTGATCGGCATCTGCCTGTTCCTCGCCACCCTGGCCGACCTCTTCAGCCGGGGGCTCACCCTGTAG
- a CDS encoding rhomboid family intramembrane serine protease, producing MTDSDRARIAGFLMLGWVALLWLLEAVDTATGHALDAYGITARDTGDLPSVLTAPFIHFGWDHVAANSIPLLALGFLAALGGLRRFLLVCAVIIVADGLGVWLFSPSDSNTAGASGLVFGLFGYLVVRGFVERRPTGIIVGLLVAAIWGSAILSGIGPSDSSVSWQGHLIGLLAGAAVAFLLPKAPPGRAGVYG from the coding sequence ATGACCGATTCCGACCGGGCCAGGATCGCCGGCTTCCTGATGCTGGGGTGGGTGGCCCTGCTGTGGCTGCTCGAAGCGGTCGACACGGCCACCGGCCATGCGCTGGACGCGTACGGGATCACCGCGCGGGACACCGGCGACCTGCCCTCGGTGCTGACCGCCCCGTTCATCCACTTCGGCTGGGACCACGTCGCCGCCAACAGCATCCCGCTGCTGGCCCTCGGCTTCCTCGCGGCGCTGGGCGGGCTGCGCCGCTTCCTCCTCGTCTGCGCGGTGATCATCGTCGCGGACGGCCTGGGGGTGTGGCTGTTCTCCCCCTCCGACAGCAACACGGCCGGTGCCTCGGGCCTGGTCTTCGGCCTGTTCGGCTACCTGGTGGTCCGCGGCTTCGTGGAACGCCGCCCGACCGGCATCATCGTCGGCCTGCTGGTCGCCGCGATCTGGGGCAGCGCGATCCTGTCCGGGATCGGCCCGTCGGACTCCTCGGTCAGCTGGCAGGGCCACCTGATCGGCCTGCTCGCGGGCGCGGCGGTGGCCTTCCTCCTCCCGAAGGCCCCGCCGGGACGGGCCGGGGTCTACGGGTAG
- a CDS encoding UbiX family flavin prenyltransferase — protein sequence MTDGKRTPWVVGVSGASGTPYAAAVLRGLLAAGESVDLVVSRASRLTLLDETGIAFRDAHWREDLAAWLDRGADGKPGTFRDLPLDGVRYWGAGDLAAGPSSGSYPVKGMLIVPASTACVAGVALGLSKDLLQRAASVMLKERRRLVVAVRETPLNGQTLRHLVALDEAGAVVLPASPAFYAGATHIQDLVDFVAGRVLDAAGVPHRLYRRWEGEIGGSRPRG from the coding sequence ATGACTGACGGCAAGCGCACCCCGTGGGTGGTAGGGGTATCCGGGGCTTCGGGAACGCCGTACGCCGCAGCCGTGCTGCGCGGGCTGCTCGCGGCGGGGGAGAGCGTGGACCTGGTGGTCAGCCGGGCGTCGCGGCTCACCCTGCTGGACGAGACCGGCATCGCCTTCCGGGACGCCCACTGGCGCGAGGACCTCGCCGCGTGGCTGGACCGGGGTGCCGACGGGAAGCCCGGGACCTTCCGGGACCTGCCGCTGGACGGGGTGCGGTACTGGGGCGCGGGGGACCTCGCCGCGGGGCCGAGCTCGGGCTCGTACCCGGTCAAGGGGATGCTGATCGTTCCGGCCAGTACCGCCTGTGTGGCGGGGGTGGCGCTGGGGCTGTCGAAGGACCTGTTGCAGCGGGCGGCGAGCGTGATGCTCAAGGAGCGGCGCCGGCTGGTGGTCGCGGTGCGGGAGACCCCGCTGAACGGTCAGACGCTGAGGCATCTGGTGGCGCTGGACGAGGCGGGCGCCGTGGTGCTGCCCGCCTCTCCGGCGTTCTATGCGGGTGCGACGCACATCCAGGATCTCGTGGACTTCGTCGCGGGGCGGGTGCTGGATGCGGCAGGGGTGCCGCACCGGCTGTACCGCCGTTGGGAGGGGGAGATCGGTGGCTCCCGGCCTCGGGGTTAG
- a CDS encoding Lrp/AsnC family transcriptional regulator produces the protein MDAVDRQLIQALRENGRASYAELGRLVGLSGPSVTDRINRLETAGVITGYRATVDSASLGLGVTALIGISLSDAADHEDVARRLRDLAEIEDCWFIAGDDSFMLKVRASDVDGLEKIIRKLSGTKGVSRTRTTIVLSTKWENRVGDLPEER, from the coding sequence ATGGACGCGGTGGATAGGCAGCTCATCCAGGCACTCCGGGAGAACGGACGTGCCTCATACGCCGAGCTGGGCCGGCTCGTGGGGCTCTCCGGCCCCAGCGTCACCGACCGGATCAACCGGCTGGAAACGGCCGGTGTGATCACCGGCTACCGCGCGACCGTCGACTCGGCCTCGCTGGGCCTCGGCGTCACGGCGCTGATCGGCATCTCGCTCTCCGACGCCGCCGACCACGAGGACGTGGCGCGCCGGCTGCGGGACCTCGCCGAGATCGAGGACTGCTGGTTCATCGCCGGCGACGACTCCTTCATGCTCAAGGTCCGCGCCAGCGACGTGGACGGCCTGGAGAAGATCATCCGCAAGCTGTCCGGCACCAAGGGCGTCTCGCGCACCCGTACCACGATCGTGCTCTCCACCAAGTGGGAGAACCGGGTCGGGGACCTGCCCGAAGAGCGCTGA
- the mqnE gene encoding aminofutalosine synthase MqnE, giving the protein MDAGLKRELEEKVRSGERLTREDGIALYESDDLAWLGGLAHEVRTRKNGDVVHFNVNRHLNMTNVCTASCAYCSFQRKPGEKDAYTMRIEEAVRLAKTMESENLTELHIVNGLHPNLPWRYYPRSLSELKKALPNVSLKAFTATEIHHFETISGLSASDILDELIEAGLESLTGGGAEIFDWEVRQHIVDHRTHWEDWSRIHRLAHEKGLKTPCTMLYGHIEEPRHRVDHVLRLRELQDETGGFQVFIPLRYQHDFVDMKDGKVRNTLQARTSMATGAEALKTFAVSRLLFDNVQHVKVFWVMHGVQTAQLALQHGADDMDGSVVEYKITHDADNYGTPNKLTRDDLLELIREAGFRPVERNTRYEIIREYPGPDASLRESPQPMRV; this is encoded by the coding sequence ATGGACGCTGGGCTCAAGCGCGAGCTGGAGGAGAAGGTCCGCTCCGGCGAGCGGCTGACCCGTGAGGACGGCATCGCCCTCTACGAGTCGGACGATCTGGCCTGGCTCGGCGGTCTCGCCCACGAGGTGCGGACGCGGAAGAACGGCGACGTCGTCCACTTCAACGTCAACCGCCACCTCAACATGACGAACGTGTGCACCGCGTCCTGCGCGTACTGCTCGTTCCAGCGCAAGCCGGGCGAGAAGGACGCGTACACCATGCGCATCGAGGAAGCCGTCCGCCTGGCCAAGACCATGGAGAGCGAGAACCTCACCGAGCTGCACATCGTCAACGGCCTGCACCCGAACCTGCCGTGGCGCTACTACCCGCGGTCCCTCTCGGAGCTGAAGAAGGCGCTGCCGAACGTCTCGCTGAAGGCGTTCACGGCCACCGAGATCCACCACTTCGAAACCATCTCCGGCCTCTCGGCGTCCGACATCCTGGACGAGCTGATCGAGGCGGGCCTGGAGTCGCTGACCGGCGGCGGCGCGGAGATCTTCGACTGGGAGGTCCGGCAGCACATCGTCGACCACCGCACCCACTGGGAAGACTGGTCGCGGATCCACCGCCTCGCGCACGAGAAGGGTCTCAAGACCCCGTGCACGATGCTCTACGGCCACATCGAGGAGCCGCGCCACCGCGTGGACCACGTGCTGCGGCTGCGTGAGCTCCAGGACGAGACGGGCGGCTTCCAGGTCTTCATCCCGCTGCGCTACCAGCACGACTTCGTGGACATGAAGGACGGCAAGGTCCGCAACACCCTGCAGGCCCGGACCAGCATGGCCACGGGTGCGGAGGCCCTGAAGACCTTCGCGGTCTCCCGCCTCCTCTTCGACAACGTCCAGCACGTCAAGGTGTTCTGGGTGATGCACGGTGTGCAGACCGCCCAGCTGGCGCTCCAGCACGGTGCGGACGACATGGACGGCTCGGTGGTCGAGTACAAGATCACGCACGACGCCGACAACTACGGCACCCCGAACAAGCTCACCCGGGACGACCTCCTGGAGCTGATCCGCGAGGCCGGCTTCCGCCCGGTCGAGCGGAACACGCGGTACGAGATCATCCGCGAGTACCCGGGGCCGGACGCCTCGCTGCGGGAGTCGCCCCAGCCGATGCGCGTCTGA
- a CDS encoding GNAT family N-acetyltransferase has protein sequence MALTQLASPAKPAAPAAPAAPGALTFTLDPSVDPALHEGILDLWTDVSNAGGAVGFVAPVVRDDIRPQLIKQLTAVADGGSRLVVGRDADGRVLATAFLTLNTHRLMTHWLWVYTVMVHPDLQGRGAGRALMAAVADAARTIEGIEAVRLSCRGGLGLERFYESCGYTEVGRVPKAIRVAENDDRDDIHMLLPLD, from the coding sequence ATGGCCCTTACGCAGCTCGCTTCGCCCGCCAAACCCGCCGCGCCCGCTGCTCCAGCCGCACCCGGGGCCCTCACCTTCACCCTGGACCCGTCGGTGGACCCGGCCCTGCACGAGGGCATCCTCGACCTGTGGACGGACGTCTCCAACGCGGGCGGCGCCGTGGGCTTCGTCGCACCGGTCGTCCGCGACGACATCCGCCCGCAGCTGATCAAGCAGCTCACCGCGGTCGCCGACGGCGGCAGCCGGCTGGTCGTCGGCCGCGACGCGGACGGCCGCGTCCTCGCCACCGCCTTCCTCACCCTCAACACCCACCGCCTGATGACGCACTGGCTGTGGGTGTACACGGTCATGGTCCACCCCGACCTCCAGGGCCGCGGCGCCGGCCGCGCCCTGATGGCAGCGGTCGCCGACGCGGCCCGCACCATCGAGGGCATCGAGGCCGTCCGCCTCAGCTGCCGCGGCGGCCTGGGCCTCGAACGCTTCTACGAGTCCTGCGGATACACGGAGGTCGGCCGCGTCCCGAAGGCGATCCGGGTCGCCGAAAACGACGATCGGGACGACATCCACATGCTGCTTCCGCTTGACTGA
- a CDS encoding DUF4229 domain-containing protein: MTGKSNAAIRYTAMRLGIFAGCLLVVFTLVRLRWVPAGLGDANLAWVVLLALVLSAPLSFVLLRKQREDMGVQIAGRVAGAKERLAANRTQEDAADDAARAGS, translated from the coding sequence GTGACCGGCAAGTCGAACGCTGCCATTCGGTACACCGCGATGCGGCTGGGCATCTTCGCCGGCTGCCTCCTCGTCGTGTTCACGCTCGTCCGGCTCCGCTGGGTGCCCGCCGGGCTCGGGGACGCCAACCTCGCCTGGGTGGTGCTGCTCGCGCTCGTGCTGTCCGCGCCGCTGTCCTTCGTGCTGCTCCGCAAGCAGCGCGAGGACATGGGCGTGCAGATCGCCGGACGGGTCGCGGGCGCGAAGGAGCGGCTCGCCGCGAACCGCACCCAGGAGGACGCGGCCGACGACGCCGCCCGCGCCGGCTCCTGA